The DNA segment ACTAGTATACTTTGCTCTGAGACACATCTGATCAAATGAGATCAGCAAGCAAATAGAATTAAAAAGTTCCCACAAATTTAGGAAAAACCTTGATAACAAGTAATCACCAGAAGTAGTTTTAAACCTGTTTGATCAACAACTGCCTATATGAATATGCTTTTGGATATTCCCAAAAAGCATGGCCCACCCATCAGTGAAAGCCCCAGTCGGCCAGTCAGGGGCAAATTCACTAACCTCACTGACTTTTAGAAATGAGATACTGACTCTAACGGGCTGGTTTCCAAAAGCATCACTACTGAGGGAAGTTGTTGTTGATCAATTGAACAGCTTTACAACTCGTTCTGATGGCTACTTTTTACCACAGCTACAGAGTCATCTTTTCCTAAGTTGGTGGAACCATTTAGTACTCTCAAGCTCcaagtatacatttattttgcccTACCACATCCCCCTAGGTGCCACCCTGTCAAcaatgagagagaacaagttgaaCAAGAAAAATGGGGTTTGCAAGTTGGCCTTCTGTCCTCTAGCCTTTGGAATTCCTATCTCCCTCTAAAGCAGTGGTTAGTGAATTGTTGCTGGGACAGATAAAGGTCCACCTTCCTTTTCATAAAAGCAGGAGATAAAATTCCAAGTGAAAAATGGCCTTAAGATAATTGTCCagctagggcgcctgggtggttcagttggttaagtggctgacttctgctcaggtcatgatctcccagtttgtgggttcgagccccacattgggctccgtgctgacagttcagagcctggaacctgctttggattctgtgtctctctgtctctccaaaataaatgaacattaaaaaaaaaaaaaaaagatagttgtcCAGataattcttaattttctctctctgctgtttgCACAGGTTGCACAGGTTGAGTGATACCTGCGTGACAGTTCTCACGTCAGGGCTTCTggactccattttaaatgaagtttcttttatttatttttatactctcAAGCTCTGAGATTTGTACGTTAGGGGAAATATAAAGTGTTGTGCTCAGAGGTCACCCACATCCTAGAATTACCTTGGTATTGATGGggtttgaagtgttggggttccaagctgatgaccaagaaagaattcttgagacgtcttcgGTGTAAAAAGGTAGTTTTATTAAAGCACCAGGATGGGACCCgcaggcagaaagagctgccccaggattgtgaggagtgactgactATACGCTTCGGAGTTGGGGGACATAAAGGCAAAGGAAGTTACACTTGTGGGCCTTCCAAAGGCAAGGGCATATGCCAAAAGAAGACACAGGATTCTGGAGGCCTGGctgtgttatgcccagaattcgtgatccccaaagaccactagggagccgagtccgatgcaaaagcaaagagcctttattcgagctagctcgagctcaatcccctacctgcaccgacgcagcggtgagataccagggaaagagagcgagtttcaaaaggacaaaggttttattggggcctgggggcagttggtgaggtaatggctatggcctcagccgattggctggggaagggtcctggggaagggtcgagtcctgttaggcaggtgaggggggggttactcaaggggaggaggtgtggtcaaggtgaaggacacagaacaagatggagtcggctggcgtaggcccgccctttcattccccccttgtcatgtagcttagggacccaatcatgggaccggctgcatttatggtgacaaggggaacagagtttggaggtttacgcaaagttctgggaaccaagtgtccctggggtggctctgggacgtctgattaagtattgtccctgagctggtgtctatgatctgccaggtgatgttttggggggtgtggggactccaggcagcatgagcaatgacaagcagagttaacagagttaccaatattaggtaggtcaaatgcgctgtagcttgagcttgagcgggctgtgttggtcccgactgatggcccatcgcgtgacaacgtccttccggatcgaggaggggtccgctggctgagcgtgggtgtgatggacccaggtcgcgatgccgtctaccttgagagcggtgggggttgtcaacaccacgatgtagggtcccttccagcgcggctcgagagtctctcggtggtgcctcttgatgtagacccagtctcctggcctgtattgatgaggtgtcgggatcgggccagcctcgtagatggcacggaggcgcggccaaatgtcctcgtgcgccctctggagcccgctcaaggaaagaaaaagttcttgatctttaaactcagcaataagttcagctcgaaggctgggaataacagggggtggcctgccaaacatgatctcgtagggagtaaaacccagagtgtaaggagtgtttctaacccggtaaagggcgtacggtaggagagtcacccagtccccgccagtctccatggttaatttggtaagggtctcttttagggttctattcattctttctacctgtcctgagctctggggcctataagcacaatgtaatttccagtttgcccccaccgccttggctactgcctgtgttacctgtgagataaaagctggtccattgtctgatcctaccatagcaggaaaaccatacctgggtaagatgtcttctagtagcttcttagccaccgtctgagccgtttcatgcttggttgggtatgcctccacccagccagagaaggtgtctgtaaatactaaaagatatttaaaaccatactttcctggtttgacttcagtgaagtcgacttcccattgggttcccggtctggtgcctctgagcctggttccttttttatttgatgtggccctcgcgttggtgagttggcaggtcttgcaggcagatacaacttgctctattttggtgtcctgttggtgaatcttAATTCCAGCATgtcggattaagtcttttaattttcgggCCCCCATGTGAGTAGACCGATGCATGTGCTCTAATATTGAGACTCCGAGCTGGTCTGGCAACACGAGCTCCTTGTTATgtgtataccaccatccctttatctcctgggccatagggagtttcttgatccgctgtaactcctcctgggagtatttgggctggtctggtaaaactgggtctcccgGGTCTGGTAGTtgtatggtcatggtggggactggagtaagggctactgccttggctgcctggtcagcctttcgattacctctagctactgggttatcagctttttggtgcccttggcagtggataatggctagcttggcaggaagccataaggctgtaagcaggttaagtatctcctgcttattttttatagtccgtCCTTCTGccgtatatgggttgggaacagttgggtgtatgtccgcgaccctcttatttacttcccggaggtcttgtaccggtcggtagtcatttgtgtgaggctttttgaccggcagtaagggggtgttccaggcagactggcaaggaactagtacccctaggcttcgtagtctccggatgtgtggctggatccccttccgggcctcctgagacatggggtattgtttgatccttaccggaccctctcctggcttgagctctaccaggactggggtcctgtgagcggctagtcccatcccccccgtctctgcccaaaccgaggggaattcttgtagccatctgtctatattattctCTCTCGGGAgtgcctcctggtggaggaggtattcatcctccagtttcatggtcaggacctggatggggtggcccttgccatcggtgacctgaggccccccttgtctgaaagttatctgagctccaatcttggtcagtaagtcccgtcctaacagtgggtaggggcattctggtattaccataaaggagtgggatacccggcccgttcccaaatctactgttcttcgggtagtccatgaatactggctcataccacttgccccttgtacccaggacttcttgctggctagttttccttgtggggtgcggaggaccgaatgttgtgctccggtgtcgacaaggaagtcaataggggtcccctccactttaagagttaccctgggttcggggagagggtccgaaccctgactcccctaatcacttagttcatccagctctaggacttttactcgatcagtcttgcttcccttcccgccagctctttttggacaatctcgggcccaatgccctatctccttgcagtatgcgcactgatccttctgcagcctctgcttcccccccttggtgcttttaccttttcttgtgtcgtctgccagctgccggagacggcggtctcgttcctcggggaagtcagcagtggtagctagtagtattctggccaggtctcgagtctgcttactgctggcagccgccatggcgcgagcctgcttgtcctcaggaggctcccggttattatacaccttttcggctaccaccagtaagtcctacagacttttttctcctagtctatctattttctgtaattttctcctaatgtctatggccgattggtttacaaaggccatgagaacagctgccttgctttctggagcctctggatccatgggggtgtaggtacggaatgcctccatgatccgttctaaaaaggcagccggagattcatcttttccctgttgtacatttcctaccttggccaaattggttggctttctagcagccattcggagatcccccattagagtctggcggtagacccggagcctctccttaccttctgccgtgttgaaatcccactggggccgagttaaggggaaggaggcatctatctgagcctggttggtggtgggattcccgtctgcgcctggaactagttttcgggccccactgaggattctttctctttcttcagtcgtgaacaggacctgcaaaagctgctggcaatcatcccacgtgggctgatgggtaaaaagaacagagtctaataaatcaataagccctgccggtttctcggaaaacttaggattctgagctttccaattgtagaggtcactagtggcgaaaggccaatagtgatggggctgattcccctccgcgtctgggggtccggtggctcgcaggggcagaatagtggagtcggcggcggaggcggattgccccctctgagccctttgtctggtaaagggcgggcttccccctggagcatttccgcctcccgctctcggaacagcgtctgcctccccccgagggggaggatggtgttcttccggcatcctagaggggttatacgggggaggaaaaattaattcttcttcagtacccccctgtaggacagggtagaggggtgctgaaggctgggtaagacttttcctcttctctgtctcctgcaaagcaagaatgggttttggctccggagggagcagggttaggaagggcttaagccaagagggtgggtcttctacaaggtcctgccaagtgataatataagggagctgatcaagatggcctgccttaggctgagagatgatactcctgactcggtggatggtagggaggtcgaaggtcccctctggtggccatccgacattgaaagctggccactcgctagaacaaaaaaaactgcaaccgaccctttcggacgtccacactgaggttgttagctcttcccctcacatccttaaagtgatcaatcataatacttagaggagtagtctgagtctgtcccataacgtccgtccagcaagtccacagaacaaaacagagaaacacaaaaacagacaaacagagggcccctagaaagtcttccaactccatggaagcaaaactgcaagctagcttagacctttgaggggattccacgtccctccaaaaccgatgaggggattccacgtccctccaaagacgacggcctcacgccgaccagcgggagcgacccgcctcgtctcagacctttgaggggattccacgtccctccagaagggagaatcagaacgtcttccgaaactcccggcccgtggtcctccagtgcgtccacttagaccgcgtcgggcactaccagaattccagaaatgagctcacacagaaaagacagaacaaacagacactaaccgtggccagtcaggctctccgggtcggggtccctcggggttcttggggatcccggacgagcccccaaatgttatgcccagaattcgtgatccccaaagaccactagggagccgagtccgatgcaaaagcaaagagcctttattcgagctagctcgagctcaatcccctacctgcaccgacgcagcggtgagataccagggaaagagagcgagtttcaaaaggacaaaggttttattggggcctgggggcagttggtgaggtaatggctatggcctcagccgattggctggggaagggtcctggggaagggtcgagtcctgttaggcaggtgaggggggggttactcaaggggaggaggtgtggtcaaggtgaaggacacagaacaagatggagtcagctggcgtaggcccgccctttcagctgttgtcaggctaaggttgtgtttccctctagcaaagcgtTAACATTAAGACAGTTAGGAGTTCTTGAAAGAAATGTTATATTCTGCTTGCACTGAGTCTTTGTctatgggctgcaggttataaggaaatttaactttagctaccatttccttctgcctttgtttcgcACATCAGCATGACTTACCGAGCATCAGTTTTACTAGAGGACTTGCACcagggaaaacatttttatattaaatgcagACTCTTAGAAAGTAGAATTCaaaattcacaaacatttttattttttatttattttttttcaaagtttatttctgacagagagagagagagagggagagagagagagagagagctagggaggggcagagagagagggagacacagaatccgaagcaggctccaggctctgaactgtcagcacagagcccgacgcggggctcgaactcacgaaccgtgagatcatgacctgggctgaagtgggacgcttaaccaactgagccacccaggcgcccccacaaacatttttaataacaaacCTCTGGCCTTAGGGAAAGCTACAGCCTAACCTTCCAGTCCTTTCTGGCTGGATGTCTACTCTCTTCTGCACTGGGGCTACTTTGGTAGGAGAGCACTGTTTGAGCTTCTTGATACCATTAAGGCAAACATAAATACTCCTTAAGGTAATGTCAATATTCTAGTGATTGTGTTCTTTGTCTTCTAAATCTGTTTATTTCAGGAAGCCTTTGTGTCCTGGATCTCTCTGTTCTTAGGTGTGTAATCTAAGATGTCTTTCAGTCTGGCCACTTGCATGTGTAAGATTGTGAAGATAATGAAGCTCTTTCTGTTTAAAcagcctccccttccccaggcaATGTCAGGCTGTGAGGACT comes from the Acinonyx jubatus isolate Ajub_Pintada_27869175 chromosome C1, VMU_Ajub_asm_v1.0, whole genome shotgun sequence genome and includes:
- the LOC128314119 gene encoding uncharacterized protein LOC128314119 isoform X1 gives rise to the protein MPEEHHPPPRGEADAVPRAGGGNAPGGSPPFTRQRAQRGQSASAADSTILPLRATGPPDAEGNQPHHYWPFATSDLYNWKAQNPKFSEKPAGLIDLLDSVLFTHQPTWDDCQQLLQVLFTTEERERILSGARKLVPGADGNPTTNQAQIDASFPLTRPQWDFNTAEVFTDTFSGWVEAYPTKHETAQTVAKKLLEDILPSGLQRAHEDIWPRLRAIYEAGPIPTPHQYRPGDWVYIKRHHRETLEPRWKGPYIVVLTTPTALKVDGIATWVHHTHAQPADPSSIRKDVVTRWAISRDQHSPLKLKLQRI
- the LOC128314119 gene encoding uncharacterized protein LOC128314119 isoform X2, with product MPEEHHPPPRGEADAVPRAGGGNAPGGSPPFTRQRAQRGQSASAADSTILPLRATGPPDAEGNQPHHYWPFATSDLYNWKAQNPKFSEKPAGLIDLLDSVLFTHQPTWDDCQQLLQVLFTTEERERILSGARKLVPGADGNPTTNQAQIDASFPLTRPQWDFNTAEVFTDTFSGWVEAYPTKHETAQTVAKKLLEDILPRGRTRTFGRASVPSTRLARSRHLINTGQETGSTSRGTTERLSSRAGRDPTSWC